A single region of the Plantactinospora soyae genome encodes:
- a CDS encoding urease subunit gamma, which translates to MHLTPREFDKLVILSMAQIASARRGRGLKLNHPEAVAVVAAAALEGAREGKTVEEVMHAARSVLTRDDVMEGVADMVPMIQVEAVFTDGSRLVTVHTPIQ; encoded by the coding sequence GTGCACCTCACTCCAAGGGAGTTCGACAAGCTGGTCATCCTCTCGATGGCCCAGATCGCCTCGGCGCGCCGGGGCAGAGGGCTCAAGCTCAACCATCCCGAAGCGGTCGCCGTGGTCGCGGCGGCGGCGCTGGAGGGAGCCCGCGAGGGGAAAACCGTCGAGGAGGTGATGCACGCGGCGCGCTCCGTACTCACCAGGGACGACGTCATGGAGGGCGTCGCCGACATGGTGCCGATGATCCAGGTCGAGGCGGTGTTCACCGACGGCAGCCGGCTGGTCACCGTACACACGCCGATCCAGTAG
- a CDS encoding lactonase family protein, translating to MQTNEPVNSVVHYLRSPDGMITELGRIPTGGAGSGTFKPISGQPSAPNAFEGAASVILSPDRRFLFATNGGDNSVSSFRVSEDGGLALLDVKPTGNAVTGRSGTAKSLAYAPASETLFVLHSFGPDHVRLMSVDGEGRLSLRLERYSVNTPDKPHRVATMVALSPDGRFLFVGTTFDEPPTANPDGSAILWVERDGQPKSIASNEPDPDGLIVFPVAADGTLGAPSFHDAGGGSPFYIAFLHGRPDTFVVGYAVGDGIVMGRIDADGMVSFGPLTPINTSAGKPSELCWLSVSPDDRTVFATNFGYSNISSFQLDGGAPVVAKDPACPRVPGDGSFRALNGTVSSGPSDNWVSPDGAYLYQIYGNASKLVGYEIQPDGSLEEITSVSIPYNSPQGLAGV from the coding sequence ATGCAGACGAACGAGCCGGTCAACTCCGTCGTCCACTACCTCCGGTCGCCGGACGGCATGATCACCGAACTCGGACGCATCCCCACCGGCGGCGCCGGATCCGGGACCTTCAAGCCGATCAGCGGGCAGCCCAGCGCGCCGAACGCCTTCGAGGGAGCGGCCAGCGTGATCCTCTCGCCGGATCGGCGGTTCCTGTTCGCCACGAACGGCGGCGACAACTCGGTCTCCAGTTTCAGGGTGTCCGAGGACGGAGGCCTCGCGCTGCTGGACGTCAAGCCGACCGGAAACGCCGTCACCGGACGCAGCGGCACCGCGAAGTCGCTGGCCTACGCCCCCGCCAGTGAGACGCTCTTCGTGCTGCACTCGTTCGGTCCCGACCACGTCCGCCTGATGTCGGTCGACGGCGAGGGCCGGCTCTCGCTGCGCCTGGAACGCTACTCGGTGAACACGCCCGACAAGCCCCACCGAGTCGCCACCATGGTGGCCCTCTCCCCCGACGGAAGGTTCCTCTTCGTCGGCACCACGTTCGACGAGCCGCCCACCGCGAACCCGGACGGCTCGGCGATCCTCTGGGTCGAACGGGACGGCCAGCCGAAGTCGATCGCGTCGAACGAGCCGGATCCGGACGGTCTCATCGTCTTCCCGGTGGCCGCCGACGGGACCCTCGGCGCTCCCTCGTTCCACGATGCCGGCGGCGGTTCGCCGTTCTACATCGCCTTCCTGCACGGTCGTCCGGACACCTTCGTCGTCGGGTACGCCGTCGGCGACGGGATCGTCATGGGTCGGATCGACGCCGACGGGATGGTCAGCTTCGGCCCACTCACCCCGATCAACACCAGTGCGGGCAAGCCCTCCGAACTCTGCTGGCTCTCCGTCTCGCCGGACGACCGGACGGTGTTCGCCACGAACTTCGGGTACAGCAACATCAGCAGCTTCCAACTCGACGGCGGCGCGCCGGTCGTCGCGAAGGATCCGGCCTGCCCGAGGGTCCCGGGCGATGGCAGCTTCCGGGCGCTCAACGGGACCGTGAGCAGCGGTCCGAGCGACAACTGGGTCTCACCGGACGGCGCCTATCTCTACCAGATCTACGGGAACGCCTCGAAGCTCGTGGGCTACGAGATCCAGCCGGACGGTTCGCTCGAGGAGATCACCAGCGTGAGCATCCCGTACAACAGCCCGCAGGGGCTGGCCGGTGTCTGA
- a CDS encoding lactonase family protein, protein MRRKRLATAVFLASLVGATIASGPVVADDDRWDHGGGSEREGLVFVQTNKPLGNTIKVYERGRNGHLTAAGEFETGGLGGATVGPPVDALASQDSLRYEDGLLFAVNAGSNTVTVFRVHDDGLERTDVIWSGGLLPVSIGVHDDLVYVLNAGGDGSVQGYRLDHGRLEPIRGAHRSLDLGNANPPAFGDAPAQLSVTPDGRFVLVSTKSHNTVEAYEIEDDGQLAEPVSNPAEGAPFGFTFDDNRGVLVTESGTNALARYRLDQHGKLSQVGPAVPNGQMAPCWVQRVGDYFYVANAGSSTISAYRIGDDGHLVLVAAVAVNTGGGSIDMTASGGFLYVQNAAAGNVQGYAVGEDGSLTLVTTVDGLPVFENGIGMEGIAAS, encoded by the coding sequence ATGCGTCGGAAAAGGCTCGCAACAGCGGTTTTCCTCGCCTCCCTGGTCGGGGCGACCATCGCCTCGGGACCGGTCGTCGCCGACGACGACCGGTGGGACCACGGCGGCGGGAGCGAACGCGAGGGTCTGGTCTTCGTCCAGACCAACAAGCCGCTCGGCAACACGATCAAGGTGTACGAGCGCGGCCGGAACGGCCATCTCACGGCGGCCGGCGAGTTCGAGACGGGCGGTCTCGGGGGTGCCACGGTCGGACCGCCGGTCGACGCCCTGGCGTCCCAGGACTCGCTGCGGTACGAGGACGGACTGCTCTTCGCGGTGAATGCCGGAAGCAACACGGTGACCGTCTTCCGGGTCCACGACGACGGACTGGAGCGGACCGACGTGATCTGGTCCGGTGGGCTGCTGCCGGTCAGCATCGGGGTACACGACGACCTGGTCTACGTGCTGAACGCCGGCGGCGACGGTTCCGTCCAGGGCTACCGACTGGATCATGGACGGCTCGAACCGATCCGGGGGGCCCACCGGTCGCTGGACCTGGGCAACGCCAATCCGCCGGCGTTCGGCGACGCGCCGGCCCAGCTGAGCGTCACCCCGGACGGCCGGTTCGTGCTGGTGAGCACGAAGAGCCACAACACGGTCGAGGCGTACGAGATCGAGGACGACGGCCAGCTCGCGGAGCCGGTCAGCAACCCCGCCGAGGGCGCACCGTTCGGGTTCACCTTCGACGACAACCGGGGCGTCCTGGTCACCGAGTCCGGAACCAACGCGTTGGCCCGGTACCGGCTCGACCAGCACGGCAAACTGAGCCAGGTGGGTCCGGCGGTGCCGAACGGTCAGATGGCGCCGTGCTGGGTCCAGCGGGTGGGGGACTACTTCTACGTCGCCAACGCGGGAAGTTCCACCATCAGCGCCTACCGGATCGGCGACGACGGGCACCTGGTCCTGGTCGCGGCCGTCGCGGTGAACACCGGGGGCGGTTCGATCGACATGACCGCGAGCGGCGGATTCCTCTACGTGCAGAACGCCGCCGCCGGCAACGTGCAGGGCTACGCGGTGGGGGAGGACGGATCGCTGACTCTCGTCACCACGGTGGACGGACTGCCCGTCTTCGAGAACGGGATCGGCATGGAGGGCATCGCCGCCTCCTGA
- a CDS encoding GNAT family N-acetyltransferase, which produces MIEIRSFAETDRTELRGLFRRAGAGSPSSSLWGHEESEAAMYLEPYMGQEPDSFFVAVVRGDVVGYLAGCLDSSTFPSERERMERAIAKYRLILRPRPAAFLARGMVDLASAAIRRVPTAGAFDDARWPAHLHINVAPLARGTGAADGLMSRWFDRLVKTGSPGCYLQTVAENTRAVRFFERVGFARHGRTALVPGARQGGRQLHQQTMVWRP; this is translated from the coding sequence ATGATCGAAATTCGTAGCTTCGCGGAGACTGACCGCACCGAGCTGCGTGGGCTGTTCCGCCGGGCCGGCGCGGGCTCGCCGTCCTCGTCGCTGTGGGGGCACGAGGAGTCGGAAGCGGCCATGTACCTGGAGCCGTACATGGGGCAGGAACCGGACTCGTTCTTCGTCGCCGTGGTCCGGGGTGATGTCGTCGGCTACCTCGCGGGGTGCCTCGACAGCTCGACGTTTCCCAGCGAGAGAGAGCGGATGGAGAGGGCGATCGCGAAGTATCGGCTGATTCTCCGGCCCAGGCCGGCGGCCTTTCTCGCCCGTGGGATGGTCGACCTGGCGTCGGCGGCGATCCGGCGAGTGCCTACCGCCGGAGCCTTCGACGATGCCCGCTGGCCGGCGCACCTGCACATCAACGTGGCACCCCTGGCCCGGGGAACCGGCGCCGCCGACGGCCTGATGAGCCGGTGGTTCGATCGGCTCGTCAAGACCGGCTCACCCGGGTGCTACCTGCAGACCGTGGCCGAGAACACCCGTGCGGTGCGGTTCTTCGAACGCGTGGGTTTCGCCCGGCACGGTCGGACCGCGCTGGTTCCCGGCGCTCGGCAGGGCGGCCGGCAGCTCCACCAGCAGACGATGGTCTGGCGGCCGTAA
- a CDS encoding urease accessory protein UreF — protein MTPTRPTIPATLKLLQFGDSLFPVGAFTFSGGLETAVQQGVVRDRATLEEFTRTVSHLAATGDGVALLAGHRGAVAGDLDLIRRADEAVHLRKLSEEARTMTVRMGRKLAEAATHILGDSMLDKRFRDAAADPVPVTYPVAFGALFAGLGLSEEDAFAAHQYGVAVMVLSAAIRLMRVDHLDTQAILYAVNATAAEEYRRAAGAGLDDMATFGPVIDVLAATHVHAHVRMFMN, from the coding sequence ATGACGCCGACCAGGCCGACCATTCCGGCGACCCTGAAGCTCCTGCAGTTCGGCGACTCGCTGTTCCCCGTCGGCGCCTTCACCTTCTCCGGAGGGCTGGAGACGGCGGTACAACAGGGGGTGGTCCGGGATCGGGCGACCCTGGAGGAGTTCACCCGTACCGTGAGCCATCTGGCCGCCACCGGCGACGGCGTGGCGCTGCTGGCCGGGCATCGCGGCGCCGTCGCGGGCGACCTGGACCTGATCCGTCGGGCCGACGAGGCGGTCCACCTCCGCAAGCTGTCGGAGGAGGCCCGGACGATGACCGTCCGGATGGGGCGCAAACTGGCCGAGGCGGCGACGCACATCCTCGGTGACTCCATGCTCGACAAACGGTTCCGGGACGCCGCCGCAGACCCTGTCCCGGTCACCTATCCGGTCGCGTTCGGTGCGCTCTTCGCCGGTCTGGGGCTGTCCGAGGAGGACGCCTTCGCCGCCCACCAGTACGGCGTCGCGGTGATGGTGCTCAGCGCGGCCATCCGGCTGATGCGGGTGGACCACCTCGACACCCAGGCGATCCTGTACGCGGTGAACGCGACCGCCGCCGAGGAGTACCGGCGGGCGGCGGGCGCGGGCCTCGATGACATGGCCACCTTCGGGCCGGTGATCGACGTACTGGCGGCGACCCACGTCCACGCGCACGTCCGCATGTTCATGAATTGA
- the ureG gene encoding urease accessory protein UreG, protein MKTVSRIGVGGPVGSGKTAIIEAIVPKLVESGLRVLVVTNDVVTTEDAAHVRRALTGVLLAERIIGVETGACPHTAVREDPSMNLAAVEDMEARFPDSDLLLIESGGDNLTLTFSPALVDYFIYVIDVAAGDKIPRKNGPGISRSDILVINKTDLAPHVGADLDVMAHDATRMRDGKPFVFTNCKSGAGIDELIALVRHNALFDLSPPADLQPPADLETSVDLGASADLGAPAGPRREDALDVPA, encoded by the coding sequence ATGAAGACAGTCAGCCGGATCGGTGTCGGGGGCCCGGTCGGCAGCGGCAAGACGGCGATCATCGAGGCGATCGTGCCCAAGCTGGTCGAGAGCGGGTTGCGGGTGCTCGTGGTCACCAACGACGTGGTCACCACCGAGGACGCCGCGCACGTCCGGCGGGCCCTGACCGGCGTGCTGCTGGCCGAGCGGATCATCGGGGTGGAGACCGGCGCCTGCCCACACACCGCGGTCCGGGAGGACCCGAGCATGAACCTGGCCGCGGTGGAGGACATGGAGGCACGCTTCCCGGACAGCGACCTGCTGCTCATCGAGAGCGGCGGGGACAACCTGACCCTCACCTTCAGCCCGGCCCTGGTCGACTACTTCATCTACGTGATCGACGTGGCCGCCGGGGACAAGATCCCACGGAAGAACGGCCCGGGTATCTCCCGGTCGGACATCCTCGTGATCAACAAAACGGATCTCGCACCGCACGTCGGCGCCGACCTGGACGTCATGGCCCACGATGCGACACGGATGCGCGACGGCAAACCGTTCGTCTTCACCAACTGCAAGTCCGGCGCGGGAATCGACGAACTGATCGCGCTCGTCCGGCACAACGCACTGTTCGACCTGAGCCCGCCGGCCGATCTCCAACCCCCGGCCGATCTCGAAACTTCGGTCGATCTCGGGGCTTCGGCCGACCTCGGGGCTCCGGCCGGCCCGCGACGAGAGGACGCGCTGGACGTACCCGCATGA
- a CDS encoding M23 family metallopeptidase produces MTTGQPTRPRAHRRIRSRTTRVLLVLAAVAATGVLAVVAVVAVPLLRGAGPRPAFQLPVACGETWQLGTYPGHDDYDVDLFPAEGEAWGRPVLASWGGEVTVAGINGSLGGRTPDNPDGPRGRGGGYWVKIDHGGSWETQYLHMLEPPLVRVGQRVEQGDQIGRVGSTGNSGAPHLHYEQRQGWQKVEAHFDGAPSGITHDDREYTVKRTSNNCAA; encoded by the coding sequence GTGACGACCGGCCAGCCGACCAGACCCCGCGCCCACCGCCGCATCCGGAGCCGCACCACCAGGGTCCTTCTCGTGCTCGCCGCCGTCGCGGCCACCGGCGTTCTCGCGGTGGTCGCCGTCGTCGCCGTGCCGCTACTGCGGGGAGCCGGTCCACGTCCGGCATTCCAACTTCCCGTCGCCTGCGGCGAGACCTGGCAGCTCGGCACCTATCCCGGCCACGACGACTACGACGTCGACCTGTTCCCGGCCGAGGGCGAGGCGTGGGGGCGCCCGGTGCTCGCGTCCTGGGGTGGTGAGGTCACCGTGGCCGGGATCAACGGCTCGCTGGGCGGCCGTACCCCGGACAACCCGGACGGCCCACGCGGCCGTGGCGGCGGGTACTGGGTGAAGATCGACCACGGCGGCAGCTGGGAGACGCAGTACCTCCACATGCTGGAACCGCCACTGGTCCGGGTCGGTCAGCGGGTGGAACAGGGCGACCAGATCGGCCGGGTCGGCAGCACCGGCAACTCCGGCGCTCCGCACCTGCACTACGAGCAGCGCCAGGGCTGGCAGAAGGTCGAGGCCCACTTCGACGGCGCACCGTCGGGCATCACCCACGACGACCGCGAGTACACCGTCAAGCGGACCAGCAACAACTGCGCCGCCTGA
- a CDS encoding urease subunit beta, with protein sequence MADSEPPTPVGGYVLRGDPLELNAGRPVVRIEVHNTGDRPIQVGSHFHFYETNRSLEFDREASFGCRLDIPAATSIRFEPGDRKTVALVPYAGRQRVYGFNGLVNGWTGGEPLGYQPDRAEAARRSRIRGFKSTSGRNDGGQ encoded by the coding sequence ATGGCCGATTCCGAGCCCCCGACACCGGTGGGCGGATACGTCCTGCGCGGCGACCCGCTGGAACTCAACGCCGGGCGCCCCGTCGTCCGGATCGAGGTCCACAACACCGGGGACCGGCCGATCCAGGTGGGGTCACACTTCCACTTCTACGAGACGAACCGGAGCCTGGAGTTCGACCGGGAGGCGTCCTTCGGCTGCCGACTCGACATACCCGCCGCCACCTCGATCCGCTTCGAGCCGGGCGACCGGAAGACGGTCGCCCTCGTCCCGTACGCGGGCCGACAACGGGTGTACGGGTTCAACGGCCTGGTGAACGGCTGGACCGGCGGCGAGCCACTCGGGTACCAGCCGGATCGCGCCGAAGCCGCCCGCCGCTCCCGGATCAGGGGTTTCAAGTCCACATCCGGCCGGAACGATGGCGGGCAGTGA
- the ureE gene encoding urease accessory protein UreE (involved in the assembly of the urease metallocenter; possible nickel donor) yields MLVESVLGNETEPGWDARLRTARVDSLALDQWEAQKNRLRKRTLGGVEVALSLGRGTRLRDGDVLCWDERAATAIVARVQLGEVMVVDLRELENEPAGLGLRSAVELGHAIGNQHWPAVVKGTRLYVPLTVDRRVMDSVMRTHDFAGISYDFVPGTEIIAYLAPHEARRLFGGADQTPHSHVSDLVGR; encoded by the coding sequence ATGCTGGTGGAATCGGTACTGGGCAACGAGACCGAGCCCGGCTGGGACGCCCGGCTCAGGACGGCACGGGTGGACAGTCTCGCGCTGGACCAGTGGGAGGCGCAGAAGAACCGGCTGCGTAAACGAACCCTTGGCGGTGTCGAGGTGGCGCTGTCCCTGGGCCGAGGAACGCGGCTGCGCGACGGGGACGTCCTCTGCTGGGACGAGCGGGCGGCCACCGCGATCGTGGCCCGGGTCCAACTCGGCGAGGTGATGGTCGTGGACCTGCGGGAGCTGGAGAACGAGCCGGCGGGGCTGGGCCTGCGCTCGGCGGTCGAACTGGGGCACGCGATCGGCAATCAGCACTGGCCCGCGGTGGTGAAGGGGACCCGGCTGTACGTGCCGCTCACCGTCGACCGCCGGGTGATGGACTCGGTGATGCGGACCCACGACTTCGCCGGCATCTCGTACGACTTCGTGCCCGGCACCGAGATCATCGCGTACCTCGCACCGCACGAGGCCCGCCGCCTGTTCGGCGGTGCCGACCAGACGCCGCACTCACACGTGTCCGACCTCGTCGGCCGATGA
- a CDS encoding urease subunit alpha: MSQISRQEYAGLYGPTTGDKIRLGDSDLYIEIEQDLRTLGDEAVYGGGKTLRDGMGANVDLTNSSGVLDLVITNVTILDAQLGVLKADVGIKEGRIVGIGKAGNPDVMAGVTPGLVVGPGSDAIAGEHLILTAGGIDSHVHLIAPQQAYAALSNGVTTIWGGGTGPSDSSNGVNATPGPWNLHAMMRAIEGIPVNVGLIAKGNSSGLEPLAEQARAGAAGYKLHEDWGATPQAIRSVLTAAERFDIQVAVHTDTFNESGYVEDSIAAFEGRTIHTYHTEGAGGGHAPDIIKVAGQMNCLPSSTTPTNPYGINSQAELFDMTMVTHNFNPKVPSDVALVESRVRPETIAAEDVLHDLGAISMMSSDSQAMGRIGENWLRSVQLASAMKVARGRLPEDAPANDNFRVLRYVAKMTINPAITLGIAHVLGSIAPGKMADLVLWEPAFFGAKPKMVIKNGMILWSIMGDPNASVPTPQPVTYRPMFGAYGAALSANCVTFMSQAGYEAGVGEKLGLRRQILPVRGTRGLTKRDMVRNDALPDIQVDPETFAVRVDGVHATVSPARHLPLSQLYFFS; the protein is encoded by the coding sequence ATGAGTCAGATCTCCCGGCAGGAGTACGCCGGACTGTACGGCCCGACCACCGGTGACAAGATCCGGCTGGGCGATTCGGATCTCTACATCGAGATCGAACAGGACCTGCGCACCCTTGGCGACGAAGCCGTCTACGGCGGTGGCAAGACCCTGCGCGACGGCATGGGCGCCAACGTCGACCTCACCAACTCCAGCGGAGTCCTGGACCTGGTCATCACGAACGTGACAATCCTCGACGCCCAACTCGGCGTGCTGAAGGCCGACGTGGGGATCAAGGAGGGCAGGATCGTCGGGATCGGCAAGGCCGGCAACCCGGACGTCATGGCCGGGGTCACCCCCGGGCTGGTGGTCGGTCCGGGCAGCGACGCCATCGCCGGTGAGCATCTCATCCTGACCGCCGGCGGGATCGACTCGCACGTACACCTCATCGCGCCGCAGCAGGCGTACGCGGCGCTGAGCAACGGCGTGACCACCATCTGGGGCGGCGGCACCGGGCCGAGCGACAGCTCGAACGGGGTGAACGCCACACCCGGGCCATGGAACCTGCACGCGATGATGCGCGCCATCGAGGGCATTCCGGTCAACGTCGGCCTGATCGCCAAGGGCAACAGTTCCGGCCTGGAGCCACTCGCGGAGCAGGCGCGCGCCGGTGCCGCCGGCTACAAGCTCCACGAGGACTGGGGTGCGACGCCGCAGGCGATCCGGTCGGTGCTGACCGCCGCCGAACGCTTCGACATCCAGGTGGCCGTCCACACCGACACGTTCAACGAGAGCGGCTACGTGGAGGACAGCATCGCCGCGTTCGAGGGCCGGACCATCCACACCTATCACACCGAGGGAGCCGGCGGCGGCCACGCGCCGGACATCATCAAGGTGGCCGGCCAGATGAACTGCCTGCCCAGCTCCACCACGCCGACCAACCCGTACGGCATCAACAGCCAGGCTGAGCTGTTCGACATGACCATGGTCACCCACAACTTCAACCCGAAGGTCCCCTCCGACGTGGCGCTCGTGGAGAGCCGGGTACGCCCGGAGACGATCGCCGCCGAGGACGTGCTGCACGACCTGGGCGCCATCTCGATGATGTCCAGCGACTCGCAGGCGATGGGTCGGATCGGGGAGAACTGGCTGCGCAGCGTACAGCTCGCCAGCGCGATGAAGGTGGCCCGGGGCAGGCTGCCGGAGGACGCACCGGCGAACGACAACTTCCGGGTGCTGCGGTACGTGGCCAAGATGACCATCAACCCGGCGATCACCCTGGGCATCGCCCACGTGCTCGGCTCGATCGCGCCCGGCAAGATGGCCGACCTGGTGCTGTGGGAGCCGGCGTTCTTCGGCGCCAAACCCAAGATGGTGATCAAGAACGGAATGATCCTCTGGTCCATCATGGGCGATCCGAACGCCTCGGTGCCCACTCCGCAGCCGGTCACGTACCGACCGATGTTCGGCGCGTACGGGGCGGCCCTGAGCGCGAACTGCGTGACGTTCATGTCCCAGGCGGGCTACGAGGCCGGGGTCGGCGAGAAACTCGGCCTGCGCCGGCAGATCCTTCCGGTCCGCGGGACCCGGGGTCTGACCAAGCGGGACATGGTCCGCAACGACGCCCTGCCGGACATCCAGGTGGATCCGGAGACCTTCGCGGTACGGGTCGACGGCGTGCACGCGACGGTTTCGCCGGCCCGGCACCTCCCGCTGAGCCAGCTCTACTTCTTCAGCTAG